The following coding sequences lie in one Phalacrocorax aristotelis chromosome 4, bGulAri2.1, whole genome shotgun sequence genomic window:
- the PGCKA1 gene encoding PDCD10 and GCKIII kinases-associated protein 1 isoform X5 has product MGCRCCKMIQSYIFDSEEVQSGCIHEVNSYQHNEQGSYQSKFKENSEIQEHINELQKDELNRTENKPQVNSTKETLWNHRGHDFQDDSLVTRVAKLDVAVNGGNSCTGVHPMLSPNTNPGKEASEQGPSSQSVESPSASNRDFYTKLYGSGQDLDLEAGRQRKAACKKPNNIQDETSQSGDDSIFLKGGAILETQNNAIQLPDIDYPQNGDETRNYVEKDSSSVNCAHPDQDTRPSATQDQDFCVTPPSSIKESSIEPFKPDSASLSESTPGVIAAMAVTKVAQAPTRPDHTGIKGEIEEEDAEVAAALAALDAATAGEDLEDEDEY; this is encoded by the coding sequence ctaTATTTTTGATTCAGAAGAAGTACAATCTGGATGCATTCATGAAGTAAACAGCTACCAACACAATGAGCAAGGAAGCTATCAATCCAAATTCAAAGAGAACAGTGAAATTCAAGAACACATAAATGAACTCCAGAAGGATGAGctaaacagaacagaaaataaaccccaggTAAATAGTACAAAAGAAACTCTCTGGAACCACAGAGGCCATGATTTTCAAGATGATAGCCTTGTGACGCGTGTTGCAAAGCTTGATGTTGCAGTCAATGGTGGTAACTCCTGCACTGGAGTGCACCCCATGCTCAGTCCCAACACAAACCCAGGGAAAGAAGCCAGTGAACAGGGACCCTCCAGCCAGTCAGTGGAGTCTCCTTCAGCCAGCAACAGAGACTTTTATACCAAATTATATGGGTCTGGACAGGACCTTGAcctggaggcaggcaggcagaggaaggcagcctgcaaaaagccaaacaaTATTCAAGATGAGACTTCCCAGTCTGGAGATGATAGCATCTTTCTCAAAGGAGGTGCAATACTGGAGACACAAAACAATGCCATACAACTACCAGATATTGATTATCCTCAAAATGGCGATGAGACCAGGAATTATGTGGAAAAAGATAGCTCTTCAGTCAACTGTGCACATCCAGACCAAGACACCCGGCCTTCAGCAACACAGGACCAGGACTTTTGTGTAACCCCACCTTCATCTATCAAGGAGAGCAGTATTGAACCTTTTAAACCTGACTCTGCAAGTTTGAGTGAGAGCACTCCTGGTGTTATTGCTGCCATGGCTGTTACCAAAGTAGCACAGGCACCCACACGCCCTGACCACACAGGCATCAAGGGAGAAATTGAGGAGGAAGATGCAGAAgtagcagcagctctggctgcacTGGATGCTGCAACTGCAGGGGAAGACCTGGAAGATGAAGACGAGTACTAG